CAAATACTGAATCAACACGTCATAACACAACAGCCGCGGCTCCCGGTTCTCCACCATCTCTTCCGCGATCGCATCCTTTAACGCCGCCGCCTCCACCAACTCAAGCGAATGCGTCGGCAGGAAATGGATCACACTCGTCGCCCCCGGCTGGTGCCCGCTCCGGCCCGCCCTTTGCAGAAAACGCGCCACCCCTTTCGGAGACCCCACCTGTACCACCGTATCCACAGGCCGGAAGTCCACCCCCAGGTCCAGGCTCGCCGTCGTCACCACCGCCTTCAACCGCCCCGTATGCAACGCCTCCTCCACCCAGTTCCGCAGCTCCATTTCGATGCTCCCATGATGCAGCGCCAGCACCCCCGCCAGCCCCGGGTCCGTATCCAGCAACACCTGATACCACCGCTCGGCCATGCCCCGGGTATTGATAAAGACCAGCGTCGTCCCCCCCTCTTCGATGATCGGCACCACCTTGTCCGCCATCCGGATGCCCAGGTGCCCCGCCCACGGATATTTTTCGATCTCGTCCGGGAGGATCGAGAGGATTTTTATCTTTTTTGCCAGGTCCGCCCGGATGATCCGGTCCGTTTCTTCCGGATGCGGTAACAGGACGCGCATGGCTTCTTCCAGGTTGCCGATGGTGGCGCTGATGCCCCAGACTTGCACGTCCCCCCGGAGCCCCCGCAGCCGCGACAACCCCAGCTCCACCTGCACCCCCCGCTTGCTGCCCAGCAGCTCGTGCCACTCGTCCACCGCCACGATCCGCAGGCTCTTGAAGATCGCAGGGTGCCCCTTCTGCGCCAGCATCAGGTGCAGGCTTTCGGGGGTCGTCACCAGGATGTCCGGGAGGTGTTTCATCTGTCGCGCCCGCTCCTGCGGGTCCGTGTCTCCGTTCCGGATACCTACGGTCCAGGGGATGTTTAATTCCGCCAGCGCCTCCTCCATGGCCCGGCCAATGTCCTTGGCCAGCGCCCGCAAGGGGGAGATCCACAGCAGGCGGAGGCTCCCAGGGGCTTTGCTTTTAAAATCCTTTGGATGCTCGTTGATGTACTGGATCAGCGCGCCTAGAAATACGGAGTATGTTTTTCCATACCCCGTGGGTGCGTTCACCAAACCCGAATGACCCCTGTCGATCTCCGCCCAGGTTTCCTCCTGGAAGGCAAAGGGCTTCCTGCCGGAGGCGGAGAGCCAGTCCAGGATGAGGCGGTAACCGGGAGATGAGGGGAAGTTCATAATTGAGACCACAAAGTTCGGTGGTTTTTGCCGCCGGATTGGGTCTCAAAAAATCGGGTTATAATCTATTGATAATGAAATGTATGTATTTATATCCGGCCAGATCTATGCTTTTAAACCCACTTATGGCTGAAAATAAAAAGTTCTATTGCCAGCCATAACTAGGTTCTTTAATCCACTTATGGCTGGAGATAAATAACAGAGAACCGGGTATACCTCCTCTGTCCAGCGGATGCCGATTATTATAGCATGTCCCTATAATGAGGGATTTATATGATGAAAAATTAATTGTGAGCACTCGATGGTTGAACATATTTCGATCATTGTATTAGTTCTAGTACAAATGAGGCGCACATGGAAAAGAATATGCCTTCCGATTATAGGGACATAGTGGCGGCTCTTAAAGAGAAGATCAAAAGGGCAAGGAGTGCGGCTGCGTACACTTTAAACGGACAACTATTGGCCATTTACCGTGACATTGGATTGGTCATCGCGGACCAGGAACAAAAGGATGGGTGGGGTGCAAAGGTCGTGGAACGGCTGTCCAAAGACCTTCTAACAGAGTTCCCGGACATGAAGGGGCTCAGACCCCGAAACTTGAGGTACATGAGGGATTTTGCTTTAGCCTACCCCCATTTTCCAATTTTGCAAACCAGTGTTGCAAAATTAGAAATGAGTAATGGAGAGGAAAATGCAACCGTCTCAATTTTGCAAAGTGAGTTTGCAAAATTGACTTGGTCCCACCATATCTTATTGTTAGACAAGATTAAAGAGCCAGAAATTCGGGTGTTTTATATCCGGAAAACGATAGAAATGGGTTGGACACGGGAGGAGATGGTCCGTCAGATAGAGGGAGGGTTACATAAAAGGCAAGGGCAAATAATCCACAACTTTGCTCAAACAACAGATGACTACGAGCAGATTACGCAGGTTTTTAAAGACCCATATCAATTCGATTTTATATGTTTGGCACAAGAGGCCAAGGAACGTGATGTAGAACACGCATTACTTTCCCAGTTGACAAAATTTCTGTTAGAGCTTGGTCAGTCGTTTGCATTTATGGGGCGGCAATTTAGGATGACCTTGGGGGAAAAGGAGTATTTTATCGACCTCCTGTTCTACCATACCAAGCTCAAACGCTATATAGTTATAGAGCTAAAAAACGAGGAATTCAGGCCGGAACACATTGGTAAGATGAGTTTCTATTTGACGCTTGCCGATGAACAGTTAAAGGATGAACGTGATGGGAAAAGTATCGGTCTTATTTTGTGCAAGACCAAGGACGGCCTGGTGGCGGAATATGCATTGCGAGATACCGGGAAGGCTATTGGAATTTCCCAATATCGTCTCAACGAAAAACTACCGGAAGAAGTAAAACAGGAATTGCCCAGCCTTAAAGACATCGAACGCAACATGGCAGCCGAATTAAATGAATTAGATCAGCCTATTCGGGAAAAAATGGACGAGCTTTTACAAAAGCTGAATTCCATAAAAAAGGCAGGAGATGAACCGGAGGCGCCGAGCCAGTCCAGGATAACGCGGTAACCGGGGGGTGAGGGGGGACATAGTTGTTGCTAGAAAGTTCGGTATATTTATTTATGCGTCGCCTCTTATTCTTCCTTTTCGTAATGACCGCATGCCATTACCTTCCCACCGGCCTGACTCAATGGGAGTTTTGCAAAATTTACCGGGACTCCTTGTCGGCGCGACGTCCTGGCGTAGCGTTTACAGTGACAGACGACTCGACGATCGTGTCCAGGGACAACGGCAGGAACAGTCAATACAGCATCGACAATGCCTACAAAGAATACCAGGCGCACCCGGGGGAACTGAAAGAGATCCTGCACCGCTACCTTGCCGCCTCTGCCAGTTTGCAAAATCCGGACCGGGACAAAAAGAAGGAAAACATTGTGCCTATCGTCAAGCCCCTTGTTTTCCTTGACGAGGTGAAGATCCAGGAGGCGCAGGCGGGTGCCACAAAGCCCATGGACATGGTATACGATGTCTATAACCGGGACCTGGTCATCTTGTATGCCTTCAACGGCGACGCCGATATCCAGTACATGTCAGGCGACGACCTCAAGAAACTTGGGATTCCAAGGGATTCCCTGCGTGCGCTGGCGTTACGGAACCTGTCTGCCCACCTGGATAGTATTCAGCTCCATGAAAATGAGGGTGTGTATATGCCAACCGCTGGAGGTAACTATGAAGCCAGTATCCTTCTGCTCGGGTGGTTTTGGAACAAGCAGAACCTCCCGGTCAAGGGGGACTTCGTCATCGCCGTTCCCAGCCGGGACGTTTTGTTGATAACGGGCAGCGGTGAAAAAGACGGCGTGAAGAAACTCCGGGAGTTTGTGGAAAAGATGTCGACCAGTGTTACCTATCCCATTTCCGACAGCCTTTATCGCTGGGATGGGAAAACGTTTGTACCAATGGATTAAACTCTTATTATTGCCTCTGTTTAATCGATTGATAATGAATTTGTTGGTTTTGTCTTCAGCCAAATCTGTGTTTTTACCCCACTTATGGCTGGCAATACTTTTTATGAACAAGGTTTAAGCGGTGCTACCCCCTGCCCCATACATCCTCAACATCCCCTTCAAATCCTCCAACGTATTAATCTCCGAAACCGGCTTATCCTTCCGCCACCGCAGCATGCGGGGAAACCGGAGGGCAACGCCTGACTTATGGCGATTAGACGCCGCAATCCCCTCGAACCCGATCTCAAAAACGAGCTCCGGCGGCACCGTCCGCACGGGCCCGAATTTCTCGCGGGCGTTGCGCTTCACCCAGGCGTCGACCTCGGCGATTTCGGCGTCGGTAAGCCCGGAATAGGCCTTGGTGAAGGTCACGAGTTGATCCCCGGACCGCACCGCAAAAGTATAGTCGGTGTAGAGGTTACTCCTGCGTCCATGCCCCTTCATGGCGTAGACCATGACGGCGTCGATGGTGAGGGGATCGATCTTCCACTTCCACCAGTCGCCGCGTTTGCGGCCGGCCTGGTAGACGGAGGCCTTTCGTTTGAGCATGACGCCCTCGGCGTGTTGGTCGCGGGAGTCCTCCCGGAGACGGGCGAGGTCTTCCCAGGTATTAAAAAAAATGACTGGGGACAACCGCAGGCTCGGGTGGTTGACGAGTGCGACGATGGATTCGAGCCGGGCACGTCGTTCCTCCATGGGGCGTTCCCGGTAGTCTTCTCCCTCGTATTCGAGGAGGTCGTAGGCGACAAAAACGACGGGGGCCTCCTGGAGTTGTTTGCGGGTGACGTTCTTTCGCCCGATGCGCGTCTGGAGGCTGCTAAAGGGGAGGGGCAGGCCCTGGTCGAAGGCGAGGATCTCACCGTCGAGGACGGTGGAGGGGGGCAGCTTGCCCAGGAGCGGATCGTATTCGGGGAACTTACCGTTGAGGAGCTCTTCGCCCCGGCTCCAGACAAAGAGTTCGCCGCCCCGGTGGATGAGCTGTCCGCGGATGCCGTCCCATTTCCATTCGGCCTGCCAGTCCGTGGGGGAGCCTAAGCTGGAAGGGGCGTCTTCCAGCGCATAGGCGAGGTAAAACGGGTAAGGTTTTGACATATCCTGGCGGGCGGTGCTTTCGTGTACGAGGGCGTCAAACGAGGTTGTAAAGGGATCCCAGTTGCCGCTGATGAGGTGGAGGAGTTTGTCGGGTTCCAGGTCGAGGGCGGCGGCCAAGGCGTTGACCATGGTGCGCTGCGAAACGCCGATGCGGAAACCGCCGGTGATGAGTTTGTTGAAGACAAAACGTTCCTCGCGGTTGAAGTTTCTCCAGGCTTCGAGGACAAACGACTTTTTGTCTTCGTCGGGTGCGTCCCGGAGGGCGTTGAGCCGTTCGATATAATAAAATAGCGGCTGGGCCAAAACGGCCGTCCCTGGTGTGTCAGGCACCAGCAGGGCCAGCGTTTCGGCCAGGTCGCCCACGGTCGAATATGATTCTTCAAAAAGCCACGGGGGCAGGTTGAGCAGTTCGATACACCAGGCCTGTAGCAGTCCTGACGATATGGCGCGCCTTGGCCTCCGGCCGCTGAAGAGGGCGATGACCCAGACCTTGTCCCGGTCCCCGGCGGTTTTGAAGTACCGGGAGAGGGCGTCCAGCTTGTCGTTGGTCTTGGTGGCGGAGCCGAGTTCGGTGACGAGGGTAGCGAAGGTGCGCATGGGTTAGGGATTTAGGGTTGGGGGCGTTGTCCCGGGGCCGGCGTCGGGGGTTGGGGCTGCAGCCCCACCGCTCGCGGCCGTGCCCTCCTCTTCGTCGCCATAGGCGGTCTGCAATTCTGCCGCGACGAGCCCTTCGCGCTCCACGAGGTACCGGCTAAACGCTGATTGAAACCCGTGGGTCACCAGCACCTGTTCCGCCCCGGTGGCCCGTACGGCCGTAAGCAACCCGTCCCAGTCGGCATGATCGCTCAGCACAAACCCCGCGTCGGCATTGCGCCGCCGGACATTCCCCCGGACCTGCATCCAGCCGCTGAAAATGCCGAGGGAATAAGGAATGAACCGGCGGAGCCAGGGGGAGTCGTCGGAAGAAGGAGGCGCGATGACAACCTGGCCTTTGAAGCGTTCTTTGGGAGTTTCGGGGGTGATCCACTCGACGGGAGGAACCGCAACACCAGCAGCCCGGAGTGCCTCCTGGACGTTGTATACGGCCCCGTGCGCAAAAAGCGGCATGGAGAGCTGTTGGATCAGCCGCTGGGCCTTGCCCAGGCTATAGGCATACAGGACGGTGGTCAGGCCCTCCGCGCGGTTGCGGCCGATCCAGTCTTCAACGGCAGAAAAGACCTGTGATTGCGGCTGCCACCGGTAAATCGGCAACCCAAAGGTGGACT
This region of Dinghuibacter silviterrae genomic DNA includes:
- a CDS encoding DUF1444 family protein, with the protein product MRRLLFFLFVMTACHYLPTGLTQWEFCKIYRDSLSARRPGVAFTVTDDSTIVSRDNGRNSQYSIDNAYKEYQAHPGELKEILHRYLAASASLQNPDRDKKKENIVPIVKPLVFLDEVKIQEAQAGATKPMDMVYDVYNRDLVILYAFNGDADIQYMSGDDLKKLGIPRDSLRALALRNLSAHLDSIQLHENEGVYMPTAGGNYEASILLLGWFWNKQNLPVKGDFVIAVPSRDVLLITGSGEKDGVKKLREFVEKMSTSVTYPISDSLYRWDGKTFVPMD
- a CDS encoding ligase-associated DNA damage response exonuclease, with translation MPLIEYSDRGLFCARGDFYIDPWKPVPRAVITHAHSDHARPGSAHYLCHTLSEPLLRLRLGPVSCQAVAWGSPVLMNGVSVSLHPAGHVIGSSQVRVEYKGEVWVVSGDYKLENDGLSGVFEPIRCHTFITESTFGLPIYRWQPQSQVFSAVEDWIGRNRAEGLTTVLYAYSLGKAQRLIQQLSMPLFAHGAVYNVQEALRAAGVAVPPVEWITPETPKERFKGQVVIAPPSSDDSPWLRRFIPYSLGIFSGWMQVRGNVRRRNADAGFVLSDHADWDGLLTAVRATGAEQVLVTHGFQSAFSRYLVEREGLVAAELQTAYGDEEEGTAASGGAAAPTPDAGPGTTPPTLNP
- a CDS encoding ATP-dependent DNA ligase, translated to MRTFATLVTELGSATKTNDKLDALSRYFKTAGDRDKVWVIALFSGRRPRRAISSGLLQAWCIELLNLPPWLFEESYSTVGDLAETLALLVPDTPGTAVLAQPLFYYIERLNALRDAPDEDKKSFVLEAWRNFNREERFVFNKLITGGFRIGVSQRTMVNALAAALDLEPDKLLHLISGNWDPFTTSFDALVHESTARQDMSKPYPFYLAYALEDAPSSLGSPTDWQAEWKWDGIRGQLIHRGGELFVWSRGEELLNGKFPEYDPLLGKLPPSTVLDGEILAFDQGLPLPFSSLQTRIGRKNVTRKQLQEAPVVFVAYDLLEYEGEDYRERPMEERRARLESIVALVNHPSLRLSPVIFFNTWEDLARLREDSRDQHAEGVMLKRKASVYQAGRKRGDWWKWKIDPLTIDAVMVYAMKGHGRRSNLYTDYTFAVRSGDQLVTFTKAYSGLTDAEIAEVDAWVKRNAREKFGPVRTVPPELVFEIGFEGIAASNRHKSGVALRFPRMLRWRKDKPVSEINTLEDLKGMLRMYGAGGSTA
- a CDS encoding PDDEXK nuclease domain-containing protein → MEKNMPSDYRDIVAALKEKIKRARSAAAYTLNGQLLAIYRDIGLVIADQEQKDGWGAKVVERLSKDLLTEFPDMKGLRPRNLRYMRDFALAYPHFPILQTSVAKLEMSNGEENATVSILQSEFAKLTWSHHILLLDKIKEPEIRVFYIRKTIEMGWTREEMVRQIEGGLHKRQGQIIHNFAQTTDDYEQITQVFKDPYQFDFICLAQEAKERDVEHALLSQLTKFLLELGQSFAFMGRQFRMTLGEKEYFIDLLFYHTKLKRYIVIELKNEEFRPEHIGKMSFYLTLADEQLKDERDGKSIGLILCKTKDGLVAEYALRDTGKAIGISQYRLNEKLPEEVKQELPSLKDIERNMAAELNELDQPIREKMDELLQKLNSIKKAGDEPEAPSQSRITR